CGTGAGCTCGTCGGCGTCGTCGCCGCGCACGGAGACGAAGTACGACGCGGTGCCGGCGTCGTACGGGCGGTCCGACGGCACGTCGAAGGCCATGACGCGGAAGCCGGCCGGGGAGACGACCTGGCCCCACATGACGTGGTCGGCCTCGGCGGGGTCGCCGACGGCGTGGGCATCGGCGTACGTCGCGATGGCGAGCTCCCCGCCGAAGACGGAGCGGTAGTGCTCGAGGGCGGCGCGGGCGGTGCCGCGGAGGTTGACGTGGGTGACGGTGGTGACGGACATGGGTCTCTCCTCGGTGGTGGTGCTGGGGACGAGGACAACACTCCACCGCCACGAGGACAGGTTGTGTCCTCTTCTCCTGCGATCATCGGGACATGCCCACGACGTCGTCCCGGATGCTGACGCTGCTCTCCCTCCTGCAGTCCCGGCGCGACTGGCCGGGCGGGGTGCTGGCGGAGCGTCTCGACGTGAGCACCCGGACCGTACGGCGCGACGTCGACCGCCTGCGGGAGCTCGGCTACCGGATCGCCACGGTGAAGGGGCCGGACGGCGGCTACCGGCTCGACGCGGGCGCCGACCTGCCGCCGCTGCTGTTCGACGACGACCAGGCCGTCGCGCTCACGGTGGCCCTGCAGGTGGCGACGACGGCGGGGGCCGGGATCGGGGACCACGCGCTGCGGGCGCTCGGCACCCTGCGCCAGGTGATGCCGACGCGGCTGCGGCACCGGATCGACGCGCTGACCGTCGAGGCGGTGCGGCCGCCGGGGTCATCCGACGACGCGGACCCGGCGGTGCTCGTCGCCGTCGGGACCGCCGTGCGGGCGCGGGAGGTGCTGCGTTTCGACTACGGCGTCGACGCCGAGCGCCGTCGGGCCGAGCCGCACCACGTGGTGACGTGGCGGGGGCGCTGGTACCTCGTCGCCTTCGACCTCGACCGGGACGACTGGCGCACCTTCCGCGTCGACCGGATCGCGCCGCGCACCCCGAACGGCCCGCGCTTCACGCCTCGGGAGCTGCCGGGCGGCGACGTCGCGACGTACCTGACCGGGGTGTTCCGGGGCAACGCCGACGGGGTCGGCTGGCCGTGCACGGGCGAAGTGGTGGTGGGGCTGCCGCTGGCCGAGGTGCTGCCGTACGTCGGGGACGGCGTCGCCGTCGCGCTCGACGACGGGCGCACGCGCCTGACGGTCGGGTCCTGGTCGTGGGCGGGGGGCGTCGCCTCGGTGCTGCGGTACGACGCGGAGATTGAGGTCGTCGGACCCGACGCGTTGCGCGAGGCGTTCGCGCGGGTGGGGGAGCGCTGTGGGCGGGCGGGACGCGGTACTTCGGGAGGTGCAGCCGGCACCTGAGGTGGAGCGCCGCCCCGTCGGCCGACCGTAGCGTCCTCCCGTGATCACGACCTTCCTCATCGAGCACCCCTGGCTCTCGCCGACGGCGCTCGCCCTCCTCGTCGTCGTCGGCCCGCTCGTGGGACGGCTGGTGGCGCACCGGCCGGGTGCCGCCTGGGTGCTGACCGGGCTCGCGACGGTTCCGGTCGTGGTCCTCACGATGCTCCCGACCACCGCGCGGGCCTTCGAGCGGTGCGAGGTCGCGTGGACCATGCCGACCCCGGGACGCGTCGAGCTCGCGGCCAACGTCGTGCTGTTCGTGGCGCCCGTGCTCCTCGCCGCGGTGGCGACGCGGCGTCCGCTCCTGGTGGCGGTGGCCGGGAGCGGCCTCAGTGCTCTGGTGGAAACGGTCCAAGCGCTGCTTCCGGCCCTCGGGCGGTCCTGCTCGACCAACGACTGGCTGTCCAACTCGATCGGCGTCGTCATCGGGGCGGTGCTGGGAGTGGTCGCGCTGCGGCTGGCGAGCCCGGTCGGGCGCGCTGCGGCGGATCGTTCCTAGAGGACGATGAGCAGCACGATCACCGCGACGAGGGCGCTGACGACGCCGATGACGGCCATGACGAGGCCGAACCTGGCGGTGTTGTTCATCGTCTTGGTGAGGCCGAGGTGCTGCGCCGGGCCGTCGATGAGGCGCTTGCCCTCGTTGGAGTCGAACGAGTAGTCGACGACGGCGCCGACGTTGCCGTCGTCGTCCATCCCGTACTCCTTGCGGAACGACTTCTGCACGAAGGTCCCCTTGGCGAAGGAACCGCCGCCGCGCAGCACGGGGCGGGGCACGCCGCCCGCGTCGACGCCGGCCTCCCACTCCACCCGCATGCTCTTGTCGGTGATGTCGTAGGTGCCGGCGGCCGCGTCCACGGTGACGACGTGCTGGAAGGAGGCCGCCAGCGACTTGCGCTTCATCAGCGTCCACCACCGCTGGTCGACGATGTCGATCTGCACGGTGAACCCGGTGGGCGTCTCGTCGGCGACCATGTACGGCGTGTTCGCCGTGGCGCGACGTACCTCGGCTGCGAGCTCGGCGGCGGTGACCATGGGGCGACAGTACGTCGGGGGTGGGGGCTCTTGACGGCCGTCGAGGCGGCTCGGATGCTGGCCGTCGGCACAGTCTCGAGGTGGTGGGGTGCGATGGCGACCTATTCCGGCACGAAGGAGTTCGAGGGCGCGCGATTCG
This Nocardioides alkalitolerans DNA region includes the following protein-coding sequences:
- a CDS encoding VOC family protein, encoding MSVTTVTHVNLRGTARAALEHYRSVFGGELAIATYADAHAVGDPAEADHVMWGQVVSPAGFRVMAFDVPSDRPYDAGTASYFVSVRGDDADELTRYWEGLAGEGATVIVPLAPSGWSPLYGMVTDPYGVTWVLDIAAAPAA
- a CDS encoding WYL domain-containing protein, which translates into the protein MPTTSSRMLTLLSLLQSRRDWPGGVLAERLDVSTRTVRRDVDRLRELGYRIATVKGPDGGYRLDAGADLPPLLFDDDQAVALTVALQVATTAGAGIGDHALRALGTLRQVMPTRLRHRIDALTVEAVRPPGSSDDADPAVLVAVGTAVRAREVLRFDYGVDAERRRAEPHHVVTWRGRWYLVAFDLDRDDWRTFRVDRIAPRTPNGPRFTPRELPGGDVATYLTGVFRGNADGVGWPCTGEVVVGLPLAEVLPYVGDGVAVALDDGRTRLTVGSWSWAGGVASVLRYDAEIEVVGPDALREAFARVGERCGRAGRGTSGGAAGT
- a CDS encoding VanZ family protein codes for the protein MITTFLIEHPWLSPTALALLVVVGPLVGRLVAHRPGAAWVLTGLATVPVVVLTMLPTTARAFERCEVAWTMPTPGRVELAANVVLFVAPVLLAAVATRRPLLVAVAGSGLSALVETVQALLPALGRSCSTNDWLSNSIGVVIGAVLGVVALRLASPVGRAAADRS